In one window of Ovis aries strain OAR_USU_Benz2616 breed Rambouillet chromosome 3, ARS-UI_Ramb_v3.0, whole genome shotgun sequence DNA:
- the GLYCAM1 gene encoding glycosylation-dependent cell adhesion molecule 1: MKFLCVLLLASLAATSLAILNEPEDETHLEAQPTDASAQFIISNLQISTEDLSKEPSISREDLISKEPNVIRSPRQPQNQNPKLPLSILKEKHLRNASLGSEETTEHAPSDASTTEGKLMELGRKIMKNLENTVKEIIKYLKSLFPPASEVVKP; this comes from the exons ATGAAATTCCTCTGCGTCTTGCTTCTGGCCAGCTTGGCCGCCACCTCTCTCGCCATCCTTAACG agccaGAAGATGAAACCCACCTGGAAGCTCAGCCCACTGATGCCT CTGCTCAGTTCATCATCAGCAACCTCCAGATCTCCACTGAGGACCTTTCTAAGGAGCCTTCCATCTCCAGAGAAGATTTGATTTCCAAAGAGCCAAATGTGATCAGATCTCCCAGGCAACCACAGAATCAGAATCCCAAGCTGCCTCTATCCATACTCAAGGAAAAACATCTCAGAAATGCTTCCCTTGGATCAGAAGAGACTACAGAGCACGCTCCCAGTGATG CATCCACCACAGAAGGAAAACTGATGGAGCTCGGTCGTAAAATCATGAAGAATCTGGAAAACACagtgaaagaaatcataaaatatctgaaaagcCTATTCCCTCCTGCCTCTGAAGTCGTGAAGCCGTAG